CCGCTGCCACGGGCTTCAGCAGCAGGTCGTGGAAATCGAAGCTGAAATCGGTCAGCGGGCTCACGGCGCGCAGACGCGCCTCGCTGATCGAGCCGTCCGGCTTCAGCGCAAACCACACGTACGCATCCGCCAGCAGCCACCGCCGGTCCCAACGCGCGATAAACGTGTCGTACTGGAAATGTTCCAGCGTTCCTTCCAGCCACGGCGTATGCGTGAAACGGATCCGCAGGCGTCCGGCTTCTTCCGTGATTACGACGTCTCCATACCACGCGTCGCGGTAACGTCCCGCATAGGACGCCGCCGCCAGGGAAGGCCGCGTGCCCGATGCGCGCTTCGCCATTTCCGCTTTCACCCGGTTCTCCGCTTCCTCGATCTGTTTGCGCCGCGCGGCGGCCAGCGCGCTGACCCAATCCACCGGCGCCGCGCCCAGGTAATGGTCGAGCACCGTGTAGATGATCGCGTTGAAGGCCTGCCCCACTTCCTGGTTCGTGAACACCGACACTCCCAGTTGCAGATCCGGCACCAGCACGGTGCGCGTCACCATCCCGGCCAGCCCCCCGCTGTGGTGGATGGTGCGCCGCCCCCGGTAGTCGCTCACATTCCAGCCCAGTGCATAGGCTGAAAACTGCGGCGCCGCCTGCGCCAGCACGCCTTCGCCGGGCCTTGAAGGCACTATCGAAACGGGAGTCCACATCTCTCTCTGCTGCGCCTGGCTGAACAACCGCCTGCCCTCCAGCTCGCCTGACCCCAGATGCACGCGCACCCAGCGGCTGAAGTCCTCAAGATTCGTGATCACCGCGGCCGCCGCGCCCCAGTTGTCGCTGTCGGCCAGCGGCAGAGGCGTGAGCCGGCCTTCCTCCATGGCGTGAGGGAACGCGACGTCGCCATACCCGCGCAAGGCCTTGACGCTCGTCGTTGTGGACTTCATGCCCAGCGGGTCGAAGATCCGCCGCTTG
This DNA window, taken from Bryobacteraceae bacterium, encodes the following:
- a CDS encoding serine hydrolase, giving the protein MRCTRRLLLFVCLPGLLFAQPDLNQVVERAMKEFEVPGVAVLVVKDGKVVVSRGYGVRKLGEPAPVTPQTMFGVASHTKAFTAAAMALLVEEGKVKWDDRVIDHLPEFQMSDPYVTREMRIRDLFTHRSGLALGAGDLMYFPPSDLSRAEIVRRLRFVPLAYSFRERYAYDNILYVVAGEVIARVSGMSWDEFLKRRIFDPLGMKSTTTSVKALRGYGDVAFPHAMEEGRLTPLPLADSDNWGAAAAVITNLEDFSRWVRVHLGSGELEGRRLFSQAQQREMWTPVSIVPSRPGEGVLAQAAPQFSAYALGWNVSDYRGRRTIHHSGGLAGMVTRTVLVPDLQLGVSVFTNQEVGQAFNAIIYTVLDHYLGAAPVDWVSALAAARRKQIEEAENRVKAEMAKRASGTRPSLAAASYAGRYRDAWYGDVVITEEAGRLRIRFTHTPWLEGTLEHFQYDTFIARWDRRWLLADAYVWFALKPDGSISEARLRAVSPLTDFSFDFHDLLLKPVAADAKPY